Below is a genomic region from Verrucomicrobiia bacterium.
CGTCCCGGAAGGCTTGGCTTGCATCGCTCCTTTCGACCGGATTTCACGCACCCAATTCAATTTTCCGGTCGAAATCTTTCACCCTCTGCTCGCCTCGTCCTCACACCCGCTCCCACATGACAGGTTCTTCAGGACCGACTAATTATTCTCTTGTGGAATCCAATTAGGGCGAGGCACAAAATAAATAACGAAAGTTACCGAATCGATGTCGGGTTTTGCTTGGGGAATCCGCTTCATCTCATGTAGCCATCATGATTCAGCACGAATGTTTCACGCGTTCGGCCGTCCCCGCGTTCGGCCGAGGGGCTGTTTTCCCAGGCCTGTGGCGTGAAGCCTTTGGTGATGGCGGACCGCATCGTTCCGCTCCCAGAACCGAAAAAACAAAATGAAGACCCAAATCCACCCCCAAACCAAAGACCAGGCCCGGCCCAAAACATCCGCGGCTTGGCGATCCAAAACCACCGCCTCGTATGCGGCTGTCGGCCTCGCACTGGCCGCCTGGCAGGCCGCGTTGGCGCCCGCACACGCCGCCAACATCACCAAAGCCGCCACGGGCACGGACTTGAATGCCGGCGCCAGTTGGAACGGCGCCGCCGCGCCCTCGGCCGCGGATGTGGCCACGTGGGACAGCACTTCGCTCGGCGCCGGTCTGACGCTGGGCGCCAACACCAACTGGCTTGGCGTGAGCGTTTCCGGGGCGTTGACGGACATTTCCGTGACGGGCACCGGCGTGCTGACCTTGGGCTCCGGCGGTTTTGATTTGTCCGCTTCTGCGAACAACCTGACGTTGGCTAACACCGTCAGCCTGGCCGCGGATCAAACCTGGAATGTGAGTTCCGGCCACAACTTGACCGCGGGACGCGTCATCAATTCGCCGTTCAACCTGACCAAATCCGGCGCGGGCACCGTGACGCTGGGCGCGGGCGGCGCCAGCACGCTGGATGGCACGTTGAACATTACGGCGGGCACCATTCAGATTGGCGTCAATGACATGACGACGGCCGGCCTCACTGGCAGTGGCACGCTCGAAAACGGCAGCGCGACGACGCGGTGGTTTTTCGTCAACACCAGCACGTCCCAGACGTTTGACGGCGTGATCCAGAACGGTGCGGGTGGCGGCCTGCTCGGCTTCATCAAACGCGGCGCGGGCACGCTGACGTTGAACAATGCGGCCAACAATTTCGGCGACATGCTGGCGATGGATGCCAACAGCGGCCGCCTGATCTTGAACGCGGGCACCTATTCAGCGAACGCCGGCTGGGGTGCGGCGTGGGTGGATGGCGTGATGGAAATCAACGGCGCCTCGGTGAGCTTCAATCGCAACGCGGCCAACGCCTATGACTCCAGCCTGAACATCGGCGATGCCTCGGGCCTGATCGGCGCGGTGCATCTCAACTCCGGCAGCGTGACGCTTCCGCGCCAGGTGGCGATGGGCAGCGCGAGCGGCGCCTACGGTGCGTTCTCACAATTTGGCGGCACTTTCGCCATCACCAATTCCGGTTTCTTCACGCTCGGTCTGGGCACCGGACTCGGCGTCTATAACCAGACGGGCGGCAACGCCATTCACTTCGGTCCCGCCACGCTCGGCGCCGGCGGATCCAGCGTGGGCGTGGTGAGCTTCAGCGGCAACGCGACCTTCACCAACACGTATGTGGGCGGCTGGTCGTTCATGGTCGGCGAGAGCGGCCGGGGCATTCTGAACATTTCCGATGGCGCTTCGGTGGCCATTTCGGCGCAGGACATCACGGTGGGCGTCAATGCCAGCGGTGATGGCACGGTCAACCTCCGCGGCGGCACGCTGACGGCGAGCCGCATCAACGGTAACTCCGGCACGAGCAAGGTGCTCAACTTCAATGGTGGCACGCTCAAAGCCTCGGGCAGCAACAGCACCCTGATCACCAACCTGACCGCGGCCTACGTTTACGGCGGCGGCGCCACGATTGACGATGGCGGGAACAACGTCGCGGTGAGCCAGCAGCTGCTCGCGCCTTCGGGGCAGGGCGTCACCTCCATTCCGGTCACCGCCGGCGGTTCCGGTTACATTGACGCGCCGCTCGTGCTGATCACCAACGTGGACGGCAGCGGCGCCACGGCCATTGCGCAGATTGATTACACGCTCGGCACGGTGACCAACATCCTCGTCACCAATCCGGGCAACGACTACAACACGCCGCCGACCGTGACGCTGGCGGGTGGTGGCGGCACGGGTGCGACGCTCGGCGCGCCGACGTTGGCGGCCAACAGCACCACGGGCGGTTTGACCAAACTGGGCACTGGCACGGTGTCGCTCGCGGGCGGATACACTTACAGCGGCCCCACGAAGGTGCTGGCCGGCACGCTGGCGGTCAATACGCCGACTGTTTATCCCACCACTGCTGGCGATGTCACGGTGAGCAACGCCAGCCTGTCGCTCGACTTGTCCTCCGGTGGCAGCTATTCCTACACCCCGCTGCCGGCGGCGGCATTGACGCTGGCGGGAGCCACCACGAACAACCTGAGCTACGGCACCGTTTCGGGCACGCCCGCGGCGGCCATCAACGCCACCTCGCTTTCCGTTTCCGGCACCAACGTCATCAACATCACGGCCAGCGGCCTCGGCGTCGGCCAGTTCCCGCTCATTCAATACGCGGGCACGCCCCTGGCGAACTTGAACAACTTCAAGCTCGGTTCGCTGCCGCCCGGCATCGTGGCCTCGCTGGTCAACAACACCAGCAGCCTCTCCGTCGATTTGCTTGTCACCAGCGCAGGGCAGGTGCTCACGTGGTATGGGGCGGACAGCCTGGGCACGCCGTTGACCACCTGGGACATCAACAACAGCGCGAACTGGAACTACGGCGCGGCGAAGTATCTCCAATACAGCGGCAACACCTACGGCGACAACGTGACGTTTGACGACAACCTCTACTACACGCTGGAAGGAACCAACGTGACGATTGCCACGCGGGTTGTCCCGGCGACCCTGACGGTGAACAACACGCAGCCCTACAACTTCATCGGCGCGGGCGGCATCGATGGTTCCGTGACCCTCGTCAAAACCAATCTGGGCACGCTCTTCATCGGCACCAGCAACAACTACTCCGGCGGCACGATCATCGGCGGCGGCACGCTGGCGATTGCCAGCGACAGCGCCCTGGGCACCAACACCGGGCCCGTAAGCCTGCTGGGTGCGACGCTGGAACTGGACGGAAACCTGGCCAGCGCCCGCACCATCACCCGCACCGCCGGCTCCACCATCGGCGTGGTTTCAAATGTGTCGGCGACCTTGAGTGGCAGCATCGCCGGCACGGGCGACCTGACCCTCAGTTCGCTCCTCAATGGCAATGTGACGCTGAGCGGACCGATTGCGGGTGCGGGTTCGCTGTTCAAAACCGGTGAAGGCGCGGTGACCCTGGCTGCCACCAACCCCATCGTCGGACACGTCTTCGTCAATTCCGGCACGCTGGTGCTCGATACCGGCTTCTGGATCAGCAATTCCACCTGGAACAGCGTCGGCCAGATGGGCACCGACAACGGCACGCTGACCCTCAAGGGTTCAGGCGCCTTCGTCACCTCGTCGGACTTTAACGTGGCCGACGTGGACAGCTCGATCGGCACATTCAACCTCCAGGACACGGCCACCCTTACGGCGAACAACATTTTCATCGCCTCGGCCAACAGCACCGCCTCCACCGCCATCGGCACGGTCAACCAGACCGGCGGCACGGTGACGCAAACGTCCACCACGGCGGGCAACTTCACGATCGGCGGCCGTCGTTCCGACGCCCCGGGCGGTGTGGGCACCTACAATCTGAGCGGCGGCACGGTGCTGGCGGCGGCGGCGGTTCGCATCGGCGGTTACGGCAGCGGCACGGTGAACCAGTCGGGCGGCCTGTTCAGCGCGGCGGCCGGCGGCCTCAACCTCGCCCGCTTTGCCGGCTCCAGCGGCACCTACAACCTGAACGGCGGCACGCTCCAGACGTTTAACGTGGCGTCCAGCGCCGGCACCAATGCCGTCTTCAACTTCAACGGCGGCACGCTCCAGGCGGCCGCCAGCAACCCGGCCTTCTTCGAAGGCTTGTCCCGCGCCAACGTGCGGGATGGCGGGGCCGTCATTGACACCGCCACCTTCAACGTCTCCCTCGCGCAGCCACTGCTGACGAGCGACATCGGTGGGGATTTGGGCACGGGCGGGTTGACGAAACTCGGTGTGGGCGTCCTCACGTTGACCGGGTCCAACGCCTACGCGGGCCCGACCATGGTCAGCCAGGGCACGCTCCTCGTGACGCCGGCGCACCGGATGGCCGCGGGTGCGGTGAACGTGGCCAGCGGGGCGACGTTCGGCGTGACCCTGTCCACCAGCGGGGCGGCGCAGGTGGGCGCTTTGACGCTTGGCAGCGCCAGTGTGGATTCAACCATCGTGGCGTTCAGCCTCCTCACCGGCACCAACCCGGCGAACGCCGTGCTGGAATGCGGCCCGGTGACACTCAACGGCACGAACACGATCAGCGTCTCGGGCCTGCTGAATTCCGGCACCTTCCCGGTGTTGAAATACACGGGCGCGCTGGCCGGCAGCGGCTATCTGAATCCCGTGGCGCGCACGCCGCACGGTTATTCGGGCACCGTGTCAAACGACGTGGCCACCTCGACCATCTACGTGACGGTCAGCGGTTCGGGCGGCATCGTCTGGCAGGGCTACAACGCCGATCCCGGCAAGACCAACCTGTGGGACATCAACACCACCACCAACTGGCTGTCGGGTGTTTCGCCGAGTGATTACGCGGAACTGGCGCCGCCCGGTGACAAGGTCATTTTTGATGACACCGGCAGCGGCGTCGTGATCCTGAGCAATACTGTCAGCCCGGCCAACGTGCTCATCACGAACAGCGCGAAGAGCTACACCTTCCAGGGCCCCGGCCATATCGCGGGCACCACGGGATTGACCAAGACGGGCGCGGGCACCGCGACCGTCAGCTTTGCGGGCAACAGTTACACCGGCCCCACCACCATCAGCGCGGGAGCCCTGGCGGTTGCGGGCGGCAGTGCCATCGGTGATTCCAGTGCGGTCACGCTGGCCAATGTGGCCGGCGCCACCTTGCAGATTACCAACGGTGAAACCGTCGGCTCGCTGTCGGGCGGTGGAACCACGGGCGGCAGCGTCGTCATGCTCAGCGGCAACCTGACCGCGGGCGGCGACAACAGCAGCACGACCTTCGCCGGCCGTCTGAGCGGTGCCGGGGGATTCGTCAAGGCCGGCAACGGCACGATGACCTTGACTGGCGCCAGCAATTCACTGACCGGCATCCTGTCCGTCAACGGTGGCTCCCTGAACATTCCAGCGGGTTCGACGGTGTTCGGCACGGGCCTTTCGTTTGTTGGATACCGGACGGGGAGTGGCAACATGACCGTGGCTGGGAGCAGTCTCACTACCGGCGGCGACCTTGGAGTTGGGTATTCGGATCAGAATGGAACGGCCTACAATGCCGTGGGCACGCTTACGGTTACCAATGCGACTGTCTCGCTGGGCGGCCGGCTCATTGTTGGCCGGGGTAACAACAACCAGAATACCGTCACAGGCACCGTAACCGTCGAAAACGGCGGCACACTCAATTCGGAGGGCGACGTGCTGCTCGGTTTTGCCGGCAATGCCAACCTCGGAAAAGTCGTGGTAAACGGCGGCACGCTGAATCTCGCTTCAACGACCAAACGCTGGCTCATCATGAGCCAGTGGGACACATCGCAGTCCGAAGTTGATGTGAACAGTGGTCAGTTGAACATCAATGCGAACACGGATATCCGGTTCGCCATTTCGGGTAACACCGGAATCAACGTGTTCAACCTCAATGGCGGCGCGGTCACGTTCTTCAGTGACAATCACACGACCGTCGGCGGATCGGGCGTGGTTGACCTGCACCAAGGAAACGGCGGATCCGTTGACAACACCTTCAACCTGAATGGCGGCACGCTGAGCGTGTTCGGCATCCTCACCGCCAACGCCTCGGGCACACGGACGTTCAACTTCAACGGCGGCACGCTGCGCGCGGTGGCCAACAACGCGGCATTCGTGAACCTAGGCTCCGGCAATGCCGCGGCCAATGTGCGGAACGGCGGCGCCATCATCGACACCGCCGGTTTCAACGTGGGCATTCCCCAGGTGCTGCAACACTCGGCCGTTGCGGGCGACAACGACCCGGACGGCGGTCTGACCAAGCTCGGCGCCGGCACCCTGTCGCTGAACGGCCTCAACACCTACACCGGTCCGACGGCGGTCAATGCGGGTTCGCTCGGCGGCACGGGCGTGATCAGCGGTCCGGTCACGATCGGCGCGGCGGGCACCCTGGCGCCTGGCGCGGCCGTGGGCGCCATCGGCACCTTGACGGTGAACAACAACCTGTCCATCGCCGGCAACATTGCTGTGGATGTGAACACGACCAATCCGGCGACGAACGACGTGTGCGTGGTCAGCGGCACGTTGAACAACACAGGCACCGGCACGGTGCAGGTGAACAACCTCGGCCCGGCTCTCGTGACGGGGAACACGTTCAAATTGTTCAGCCAGCCGGTCGTCAACGGCGCGGCGCTGGCCATCTCCGGTGGCGGCTCGGGTGTGCATTGGACGAACAACCTCGCCGTGGACGGCTCCATCCGCGTGTTGTCCGTCTCAACCACGCCGACCACGCCCACGAACCTGACTTACGGGGTGAGCGGCAACGTGTTGACGCTCTCGTGGCCGGCGAGCTACCAGGGCTGGACGCTTCAGGCGCAGACCAATGTGCTCGGGGTCGGCCTCACGACCAACTGGGTGGACGTCGCGGGCAGCCAGGCGCTGACCACGACCAACTTCACCGTGAATCCGACGAATCCGGCGGTGTTCTACCGGCTGAAGCTGACGACGCCGTGATGAACTGATCGGGCTGGGATTGCGGCAATCTGCCGCAATCCCGGCCGCTTCACCGCTGCACTCACGCGCACGCCAAGGCCAGGGGCGTCTTGGGGTTCGCCGGAGGCAGCGGTTTTTTATTGCGAATACAGCTTCATGACGCGCCGCCCCTTCCTCGCAATTTCGCCGTGTTGCCGCGGCCGGACACCTCCTGCTTGCCGCCGCGGCGAGTTCCGGGCATCGCGTGGTCGTGCCGCCGCCTGTCCCGAACGACGTCTTGGCCGCATCGGTTGCCTTCGGCGCAAGCGGAGCCAGCACGAGGTTGGAACCCCATGAATCGTTCGCGAATCCAGCGTCGCATTCTGTGGGGGCTTCTCTCCGTTAGCTTGGTTTCGGCAGGTTTGTTCATTATGCTCTCCGGGCGTGCGCCGTCCGGAACCGCGTCCGAGGGCGCTCCTCAGCCGACGGCGGCGGCGGCGCGTTCCCAGCCGGGCGTGCCGCCTGTGAACCGGCCGCCTGCTCCCGTTGCGGTTGGCGTGTCGAACTACGCCGGTTTTCAAATGCGGCCCTTTCCGGTCGCTCGCGAGAGCGCCAGCTTTCAATGGACGGCCGAAGATGCCATGGACACGAATGTCGTCCGCCAGCTGGCGCACAATGACCGGGAATACCAGCGCATGGTGGAGGAAAACCGCCGCCTCAAACGCCGGCAGCTCGTTTACATCCGGAACACCACGGCTTCAGTGATGGAACAGTCGCGGGCGAGTGGCGAACCCGTCAAACAACTCACGCTGCCCGGCTTCGATGGCCAGGAACTGCCATTTGCGGTCGAGCGTGCGGACGTGGAGTTTTCAAAACAGTCCGGCACGCTCACGGGCCGGCTGGCGAATCGCCCCGGCTCCCTGGTCACGCTGGCCTTCCAGTTTGGCCGCGAGGCGTTCACGGTGGTTTCCCCGGCGGACGGCATCTATTTGCAGGCCTTCCCGCGGGAACCGGGCCAGCTGATCCTCACGAGTTTTGATCCCGAGACGTATCTGGCGTTGCCCGAGGGCGAGCCCATCAAAACCACCAACACTTTCAAGATTGCCCAATGAAACCATTCACATTGAAGCGGACGGTCCGGACCGCCCTGCCCGTCATCGGCG
It encodes:
- a CDS encoding autotransporter-associated beta strand repeat-containing protein, which produces MKTQIHPQTKDQARPKTSAAWRSKTTASYAAVGLALAAWQAALAPAHAANITKAATGTDLNAGASWNGAAAPSAADVATWDSTSLGAGLTLGANTNWLGVSVSGALTDISVTGTGVLTLGSGGFDLSASANNLTLANTVSLAADQTWNVSSGHNLTAGRVINSPFNLTKSGAGTVTLGAGGASTLDGTLNITAGTIQIGVNDMTTAGLTGSGTLENGSATTRWFFVNTSTSQTFDGVIQNGAGGGLLGFIKRGAGTLTLNNAANNFGDMLAMDANSGRLILNAGTYSANAGWGAAWVDGVMEINGASVSFNRNAANAYDSSLNIGDASGLIGAVHLNSGSVTLPRQVAMGSASGAYGAFSQFGGTFAITNSGFFTLGLGTGLGVYNQTGGNAIHFGPATLGAGGSSVGVVSFSGNATFTNTYVGGWSFMVGESGRGILNISDGASVAISAQDITVGVNASGDGTVNLRGGTLTASRINGNSGTSKVLNFNGGTLKASGSNSTLITNLTAAYVYGGGATIDDGGNNVAVSQQLLAPSGQGVTSIPVTAGGSGYIDAPLVLITNVDGSGATAIAQIDYTLGTVTNILVTNPGNDYNTPPTVTLAGGGGTGATLGAPTLAANSTTGGLTKLGTGTVSLAGGYTYSGPTKVLAGTLAVNTPTVYPTTAGDVTVSNASLSLDLSSGGSYSYTPLPAAALTLAGATTNNLSYGTVSGTPAAAINATSLSVSGTNVINITASGLGVGQFPLIQYAGTPLANLNNFKLGSLPPGIVASLVNNTSSLSVDLLVTSAGQVLTWYGADSLGTPLTTWDINNSANWNYGAAKYLQYSGNTYGDNVTFDDNLYYTLEGTNVTIATRVVPATLTVNNTQPYNFIGAGGIDGSVTLVKTNLGTLFIGTSNNYSGGTIIGGGTLAIASDSALGTNTGPVSLLGATLELDGNLASARTITRTAGSTIGVVSNVSATLSGSIAGTGDLTLSSLLNGNVTLSGPIAGAGSLFKTGEGAVTLAATNPIVGHVFVNSGTLVLDTGFWISNSTWNSVGQMGTDNGTLTLKGSGAFVTSSDFNVADVDSSIGTFNLQDTATLTANNIFIASANSTASTAIGTVNQTGGTVTQTSTTAGNFTIGGRRSDAPGGVGTYNLSGGTVLAAAAVRIGGYGSGTVNQSGGLFSAAAGGLNLARFAGSSGTYNLNGGTLQTFNVASSAGTNAVFNFNGGTLQAAASNPAFFEGLSRANVRDGGAVIDTATFNVSLAQPLLTSDIGGDLGTGGLTKLGVGVLTLTGSNAYAGPTMVSQGTLLVTPAHRMAAGAVNVASGATFGVTLSTSGAAQVGALTLGSASVDSTIVAFSLLTGTNPANAVLECGPVTLNGTNTISVSGLLNSGTFPVLKYTGALAGSGYLNPVARTPHGYSGTVSNDVATSTIYVTVSGSGGIVWQGYNADPGKTNLWDINTTTNWLSGVSPSDYAELAPPGDKVIFDDTGSGVVILSNTVSPANVLITNSAKSYTFQGPGHIAGTTGLTKTGAGTATVSFAGNSYTGPTTISAGALAVAGGSAIGDSSAVTLANVAGATLQITNGETVGSLSGGGTTGGSVVMLSGNLTAGGDNSSTTFAGRLSGAGGFVKAGNGTMTLTGASNSLTGILSVNGGSLNIPAGSTVFGTGLSFVGYRTGSGNMTVAGSSLTTGGDLGVGYSDQNGTAYNAVGTLTVTNATVSLGGRLIVGRGNNNQNTVTGTVTVENGGTLNSEGDVLLGFAGNANLGKVVVNGGTLNLASTTKRWLIMSQWDTSQSEVDVNSGQLNINANTDIRFAISGNTGINVFNLNGGAVTFFSDNHTTVGGSGVVDLHQGNGGSVDNTFNLNGGTLSVFGILTANASGTRTFNFNGGTLRAVANNAAFVNLGSGNAAANVRNGGAIIDTAGFNVGIPQVLQHSAVAGDNDPDGGLTKLGAGTLSLNGLNTYTGPTAVNAGSLGGTGVISGPVTIGAAGTLAPGAAVGAIGTLTVNNNLSIAGNIAVDVNTTNPATNDVCVVSGTLNNTGTGTVQVNNLGPALVTGNTFKLFSQPVVNGAALAISGGGSGVHWTNNLAVDGSIRVLSVSTTPTTPTNLTYGVSGNVLTLSWPASYQGWTLQAQTNVLGVGLTTNWVDVAGSQALTTTNFTVNPTNPAVFYRLKLTTP